In a single window of the Luteibacter rhizovicinus DSM 16549 genome:
- a CDS encoding mechanosensitive ion channel family protein, giving the protein MNPSNWMPDLAHPWTRFALIVVIALAVAGVLRRVTKFFLRRFAITHPAGASMIARANAPMEAIVPLAMLLIAFRASPDEPASLIDGLEHVVSLGLIVACTWFIVRCIGALDATVSRFNPIDREDNLRARRVQTQARVLSRTGSVVAVVLGIGVALMTFPTVRQFGASLLASAGLAGLAVGLAAKPVLGNLIAGLQIALTQPIRLDDVVVIEGEWGKIEEITSTYVVVRIWDERRLVVPLQYFIENPFQNWTRTNSQVLGSAMLWFDYGLPLGPLRTELERLCKQAPEWDGRVCVLQVVDTNDKAMQLRALVSSSNSSKSWDLRCKVREGLIAFVQREFAGFLPRVRGEFESPVGVDSSAIVGADSSAIPRQRAG; this is encoded by the coding sequence ATGAATCCTTCCAACTGGATGCCAGATCTTGCGCATCCGTGGACGCGTTTTGCGTTGATCGTCGTGATCGCGCTGGCCGTCGCGGGTGTCCTTCGTCGCGTGACGAAATTTTTCCTGCGCCGCTTCGCGATCACGCATCCTGCCGGGGCGAGCATGATCGCCCGGGCGAATGCCCCGATGGAAGCCATCGTTCCCCTTGCCATGCTGCTGATCGCCTTCAGGGCGTCGCCCGACGAGCCGGCCAGCCTCATCGATGGCCTGGAGCACGTCGTCAGCCTCGGGCTGATCGTCGCCTGCACATGGTTCATCGTCCGCTGCATCGGCGCGCTCGACGCGACCGTATCCCGCTTCAACCCGATCGACCGCGAAGACAACCTCCGTGCGCGCCGCGTGCAGACGCAGGCGCGCGTGCTCAGTCGCACCGGCAGCGTGGTGGCCGTGGTACTGGGCATCGGCGTGGCGCTGATGACGTTCCCCACCGTGCGCCAGTTCGGTGCCAGCCTGCTGGCGTCGGCCGGGCTCGCTGGCCTGGCCGTGGGTCTCGCGGCGAAGCCCGTGCTCGGCAACCTCATCGCCGGTCTGCAGATCGCATTGACCCAGCCGATCCGGCTCGACGATGTCGTCGTGATCGAAGGCGAGTGGGGCAAGATCGAGGAAATCACCAGCACCTATGTCGTCGTGCGCATCTGGGATGAGCGCCGCCTCGTGGTGCCCTTGCAGTACTTCATCGAGAACCCGTTCCAGAACTGGACGCGCACGAACTCGCAGGTGCTTGGTTCGGCCATGTTGTGGTTCGACTATGGGCTACCACTGGGTCCCTTGCGTACGGAACTGGAGCGCCTCTGCAAGCAGGCCCCGGAATGGGACGGCCGTGTGTGCGTGTTACAGGTGGTCGATACCAACGACAAGGCCATGCAGTTGCGCGCGCTGGTCAGCTCGTCCAATTCGAGCAAGTCCTGGGATCTTCGCTGCAAGGTACGCGAGGGTCTGATTGCCTTCGTGCAGCGTGAGTTCGCCGGCTTCCTGCCGCGCGTCCGCGGCGAGTTCGAGAGCCCTGTGGGAGTCGATTCATCGGCGATTGTGGGAGCCGATTCATCGGCGATCCCGCGGCAGCGGGCCGGTTGA
- the typA gene encoding translational GTPase TypA, protein MSIEFLRNIAIVAHVDHGKTTLVDQLLKQSGTLNERTVLAERVMDSNDQEKERGITILAKNTAITWEDKKTGAKNRINIVDTPGHADFGGEVERVLSMVDTVLILVDAMDGPMPQTRFVTQKAFAMGFKPIVVVNKVDRPAARTEWVVEQVWDLFAKLGATDEQMDFPIVYASALNGYASLDENAREGDMTPLYEAIMQHAPKPDVDPDGPFQMRISQLDYNNFVGVIGIGRVQRGTLKKGMQVAVIDREGKKRQGKVAQVLGFLGLERIEQESAEAGDIVAISGIADLTISDTLTSPDTPEALPALSVDEPMISMTFQVNNSPFVGSKDLSGGKFLTSRQLRERLDREKVHNVALRVEDGSDADKFLVSGRGELHLSVLIENMRREGYELAVSRPEVILKEIDGQKMEPIEELVIDIEEIHQGGVMERLGIRKGDLKNMVSDGNGRVRLEYEIPARGLIGFQNQFKTLTQGSGLLFHVFKHYGPYTPAPIAKRQNGVMIANAGGNTPAYSLGPLQERGKLFAAEGDAVYEGQLIGIHAKDNDLTVNAIKPKPLTNMRASGKDDAIQLTPALKFTLEQALDFIDDDELVEVTPKEIRMRKKHLTEGDRKKSSRGA, encoded by the coding sequence ATGTCGATCGAATTCCTGCGCAATATCGCCATCGTCGCTCACGTCGACCATGGTAAGACCACCCTCGTCGACCAGCTTCTGAAGCAGTCCGGCACGCTCAATGAGCGCACCGTGCTCGCCGAGCGCGTCATGGATTCGAACGACCAGGAAAAGGAGCGTGGCATCACGATCCTGGCCAAGAACACGGCCATCACCTGGGAAGACAAGAAGACGGGTGCGAAGAACCGCATCAACATCGTCGACACCCCGGGACATGCTGACTTCGGTGGCGAAGTCGAGCGCGTGCTGTCCATGGTCGACACCGTGCTGATCCTGGTCGACGCGATGGACGGCCCGATGCCGCAGACGCGCTTCGTGACCCAGAAGGCGTTCGCGATGGGCTTCAAGCCGATCGTCGTCGTCAACAAGGTCGACCGCCCCGCCGCCCGTACGGAGTGGGTCGTCGAGCAGGTCTGGGATCTGTTCGCCAAGCTCGGTGCCACCGACGAGCAGATGGACTTCCCGATCGTCTACGCTTCGGCGCTCAACGGCTATGCCTCGCTCGACGAGAACGCGCGCGAAGGCGACATGACCCCGCTGTACGAAGCGATCATGCAGCACGCGCCGAAGCCGGACGTCGATCCGGACGGCCCCTTCCAGATGCGCATCAGCCAGCTGGACTACAACAATTTCGTCGGCGTCATCGGCATCGGCCGCGTGCAGCGCGGCACCCTGAAGAAGGGCATGCAGGTTGCCGTGATCGACCGTGAAGGCAAGAAGCGCCAGGGCAAGGTCGCCCAGGTGCTCGGCTTCCTCGGTCTCGAGCGCATCGAGCAGGAAAGCGCCGAAGCGGGCGACATCGTCGCCATCTCGGGTATCGCGGACCTGACCATTTCGGACACGCTGACCTCGCCGGACACGCCGGAAGCACTGCCGGCGCTGAGCGTCGACGAGCCGATGATCAGCATGACCTTCCAGGTCAACAACTCGCCGTTCGTCGGCAGCAAGGATCTTTCGGGCGGCAAGTTCCTCACCAGCCGTCAGCTGCGTGAGCGCCTCGACCGCGAGAAGGTGCACAACGTCGCCCTCCGCGTCGAAGACGGCTCCGACGCCGACAAGTTCCTGGTCTCGGGCCGCGGCGAACTGCACCTCTCGGTGCTGATCGAGAACATGCGTCGCGAAGGCTACGAGCTGGCCGTGTCGCGTCCGGAAGTCATCCTCAAGGAAATCGACGGCCAGAAGATGGAGCCGATCGAGGAACTGGTGATCGACATCGAAGAGATCCATCAGGGCGGCGTCATGGAGCGCCTCGGCATCCGCAAGGGCGACCTGAAGAACATGGTGTCGGACGGTAACGGTCGCGTGCGTCTCGAGTATGAGATCCCGGCCCGCGGCCTGATCGGCTTCCAGAACCAGTTCAAGACCCTGACCCAGGGCTCGGGCCTGCTGTTCCACGTGTTCAAGCACTACGGTCCGTACACCCCGGCCCCGATCGCCAAGCGCCAGAACGGCGTCATGATCGCGAACGCTGGCGGCAACACCCCGGCCTACTCGCTCGGACCCCTCCAGGAACGCGGCAAGCTGTTCGCCGCCGAAGGCGACGCCGTGTATGAAGGCCAGCTCATCGGCATTCACGCGAAGGACAACGACCTCACCGTCAACGCCATCAAGCCGAAGCCGCTGACCAACATGCGCGCCTCCGGTAAGGACGATGCGATCCAGCTGACCCCGGCACTCAAGTTCACGCTGGAGCAGGCCCTGGACTTCATCGACGATGACGAGCTGGTCGAAGTCACGCCGAAGGAAATCCGCATGCGCAAGAAGCACCTGACCGAAGGCGATCGCAAGAAGTCTTCGCGCGGCGCTTAA
- a CDS encoding pilin, whose protein sequence is MIARRTVLLSAAITAALGLAACHKKDESPTADPKAVAAAQAAIAAPAWLRQHLPAQAVAYLRLPSPWAVIGGVPNGRPLDAALSVKANLDAVAKLRETIAKDKVLADAKIGPALNLLLGDLRSPLEIVLIDPLGIPSPTSRVVATGSFSFDSIAAFNARLASLNAPLLVAPLDAQGNGKLASGGSVRYVVADHRLWVTQSMQQPSDEHTIDELVATLAKSSAATAPATLGPLEAHIDTSGEGLFGWATIRGIGAVAANQAGESPLGKLPTDFASKADAFAFGSGTADGRGQFRMVVHAPQARVLQYAAPHSFAPTVKSAGQPRWAMTFALPSAEGYKAFEDNLNLDFGAERAKTIRDGLSRMRDKYGFDVADYTKWMGPESIVFADDAGQFVAIRARDLKAWHARIDEMTKAGRWRSGETTVDDAKVHWLFMPGAPYEPAADHPEQQALVPFMNLMQRFGSRLYWVEEGDWIILAKVPQALADRAAAKLDTSLDDWFRGRAYPGSHVLMGYTANSRDAQRDAYYTYIGILQMMGGMAGADLDITSLPAAHTLGLPEKGVVGAAIEADADTFAISFTYEQSPAELVGQMGSAGAVATAAILAAIAVPQYQQYMLRSQVSGALAAADPVKLAVAGRRLATGKFPANNAAAGLGTAESLGNDYAGSVEVGQGGEIVVTMDATPPHKTDAKLDSGQIILTPKLDGKTITWTCSGEGIDPKNMPATCRDEPAQL, encoded by the coding sequence ATGATTGCCCGTCGTACCGTCCTGCTGTCTGCCGCGATCACCGCCGCACTCGGCCTCGCCGCCTGCCACAAGAAAGACGAATCACCCACCGCCGATCCCAAGGCCGTCGCCGCCGCGCAGGCCGCGATCGCCGCGCCCGCCTGGTTGCGCCAGCACCTGCCCGCGCAAGCCGTGGCTTACCTGCGCCTGCCGTCGCCCTGGGCCGTGATCGGTGGTGTGCCGAATGGCCGTCCGCTCGATGCCGCCCTCTCCGTGAAGGCGAATCTCGATGCCGTGGCGAAGCTGCGCGAGACCATCGCGAAGGACAAGGTCCTCGCCGATGCCAAGATCGGTCCGGCACTCAATCTCCTGTTGGGCGATCTTCGTTCGCCGCTCGAGATCGTCCTGATCGATCCGCTGGGCATTCCCTCGCCGACCTCGCGCGTCGTCGCGACGGGCAGCTTCTCGTTCGATTCCATCGCCGCGTTCAATGCGCGTCTCGCCTCGCTTAATGCGCCGCTGCTGGTCGCGCCCCTGGATGCCCAGGGCAACGGCAAGCTGGCCTCGGGCGGCAGTGTTCGCTACGTCGTCGCCGACCATCGCTTGTGGGTCACCCAGTCGATGCAGCAACCCAGCGACGAGCACACCATCGACGAGCTGGTCGCCACGCTCGCCAAGTCCTCGGCCGCCACCGCGCCGGCGACGCTCGGCCCGCTCGAAGCCCACATCGACACCTCGGGTGAAGGCTTGTTCGGCTGGGCGACCATTCGCGGTATCGGCGCCGTCGCCGCCAACCAGGCCGGCGAATCCCCCTTGGGCAAGCTGCCGACGGATTTCGCCTCCAAGGCCGATGCGTTCGCCTTCGGCAGCGGCACCGCGGACGGTCGGGGCCAGTTCCGCATGGTGGTGCATGCCCCACAGGCTCGCGTCCTGCAGTACGCGGCGCCGCACTCGTTCGCACCGACAGTGAAGAGCGCAGGTCAGCCGCGCTGGGCGATGACCTTCGCGCTGCCCAGCGCCGAGGGTTACAAGGCCTTCGAGGACAACCTCAATCTGGACTTCGGCGCCGAACGCGCGAAGACCATCCGCGACGGCCTGAGCAGGATGCGGGACAAATATGGCTTCGACGTCGCCGACTACACGAAGTGGATGGGCCCGGAGTCGATCGTCTTTGCCGACGACGCCGGCCAGTTCGTCGCCATCCGTGCGCGCGACCTGAAAGCCTGGCACGCGCGTATCGACGAGATGACCAAGGCGGGACGCTGGCGCAGCGGCGAGACGACCGTCGACGACGCGAAGGTGCACTGGCTGTTCATGCCGGGCGCGCCGTACGAGCCGGCGGCCGACCATCCCGAGCAGCAGGCCCTCGTGCCCTTCATGAACCTGATGCAGCGCTTCGGCAGCCGCCTCTACTGGGTCGAGGAAGGTGACTGGATCATCCTGGCCAAGGTGCCCCAAGCCCTGGCCGATCGTGCGGCAGCCAAGCTGGACACCTCGCTGGACGACTGGTTTCGCGGCCGGGCCTATCCTGGCTCACACGTGCTGATGGGTTACACGGCCAATAGCCGCGACGCCCAGCGCGATGCTTATTACACCTATATCGGGATCCTGCAGATGATGGGTGGCATGGCCGGGGCCGACCTGGATATCACCAGCCTTCCTGCCGCCCATACGCTCGGCCTGCCCGAGAAGGGCGTGGTCGGCGCGGCGATCGAAGCGGATGCGGATACGTTCGCCATCTCCTTCACCTACGAACAGAGTCCGGCGGAACTGGTCGGCCAGATGGGCTCGGCGGGCGCCGTGGCGACGGCGGCTATCCTTGCGGCGATTGCCGTGCCGCAGTACCAGCAATACATGTTGCGTAGCCAGGTGTCGGGGGCGCTCGCCGCCGCCGACCCGGTCAAGCTAGCTGTCGCCGGGCGTCGCCTGGCTACGGGCAAGTTCCCGGCGAACAACGCGGCGGCCGGCCTCGGCACCGCGGAATCGCTGGGCAACGACTACGCCGGCTCGGTCGAGGTCGGCCAGGGTGGCGAGATCGTGGTCACGATGGATGCCACCCCGCCGCACAAGACGGACGCGAAGCTGGATTCGGGGCAGATCATCCTGACACCGAAGCTGGACGGAAAGACCATCACCTGGACCTGCTCGGGCGAGGGCATCGACCCGAAGAACATGCCGGCCACCTGTCGGGATGAGCCCGCCCAGCTCTGA
- a CDS encoding 3-hydroxybutyrate oligomer hydrolase family protein translates to MSANDTFDDPRVTAHRDGDDLLSAGLGLRGLAGASTRFAQPGSPTPAELRRRAIQSSWKGVADLGPRGGFGSLYGSVPNVPGREFTTFANLPGARASHRVLVQVPDDFDRKKRCLVVTASSGSRGIYGAIALAGGWGLPRGCAVAYTDKGGGAGYFDPSDDTGVQLDGTRARAGSAPLEFEPKGLAPDAGIAVKHAHSGDNPEADWGRHVLQAARFGLGVLDRAFPEEAPFTAQNTTIIATGLSNGGGAVLRAAGDDKEGILAAVVALEPNIHIRGSRSFYDYATEAALLLPAALSARQFDDVPFARVGAASPPAWVLRGAALRAHGRLSAVMPGAQADEALDRLRAGGWQDDVLATAASSTSLDLWRAVAVAYASAYLKRDAAHMPGGFCYRLHHAAGMAGPIDAIVRAAWWADGSGVPPGTGISLDGGTDLSLDPTLPGVLTLHDLQTGHGAEADQLRAAVKTTAAELPREGLPILIVHGAQDGLIPAAFSSQPYVRWLRDAGLRPVFWKVPYAQHFDAFLAFTDFGDRHVPLLPYGYAALDRAWATVAEGRALPEDAAVRDARPRGAGPLTARALALPQN, encoded by the coding sequence ATGTCAGCAAACGACACCTTCGACGACCCCCGCGTCACCGCGCATCGCGACGGTGACGACCTGCTGAGCGCGGGCCTCGGGCTGCGCGGACTGGCCGGGGCTTCGACGCGCTTTGCGCAGCCCGGCTCGCCGACCCCGGCAGAGTTGCGTCGACGTGCGATCCAGTCCAGTTGGAAGGGCGTCGCCGATCTGGGGCCCCGCGGTGGCTTTGGCAGCCTCTACGGCAGCGTCCCGAACGTGCCAGGCCGCGAGTTCACCACCTTCGCCAACTTGCCCGGGGCACGCGCATCGCACCGTGTGCTGGTGCAGGTGCCCGATGACTTCGATCGCAAGAAACGCTGCCTTGTCGTCACCGCGTCGTCCGGTTCGCGTGGCATCTACGGAGCCATCGCGCTGGCTGGCGGCTGGGGACTGCCGCGGGGCTGTGCCGTGGCGTATACGGATAAAGGCGGTGGAGCGGGCTACTTCGATCCCTCCGACGATACGGGCGTTCAGCTCGACGGCACGCGCGCCAGGGCCGGCTCGGCGCCGCTGGAATTCGAACCGAAGGGTCTGGCCCCCGATGCAGGCATCGCGGTCAAGCATGCGCACTCGGGCGACAATCCCGAAGCGGACTGGGGGCGCCATGTACTGCAGGCGGCGCGCTTCGGCCTGGGCGTGCTCGACCGCGCCTTCCCCGAGGAGGCGCCGTTCACCGCGCAGAACACGACGATCATCGCCACCGGCCTGTCGAACGGTGGCGGCGCCGTGCTGCGCGCCGCCGGGGATGACAAGGAGGGCATCCTCGCCGCCGTCGTCGCGCTCGAGCCCAATATCCATATCCGCGGGTCGCGCTCGTTCTACGACTACGCTACCGAGGCCGCCCTGTTGCTCCCGGCCGCCTTGTCTGCACGCCAGTTCGACGACGTTCCGTTCGCCCGTGTTGGCGCCGCATCTCCGCCCGCCTGGGTGTTGCGGGGGGCGGCGCTGCGGGCCCACGGCAGACTGTCCGCCGTGATGCCTGGAGCCCAGGCCGACGAGGCACTGGACCGGCTCAGGGCAGGGGGTTGGCAGGACGACGTCCTCGCCACGGCCGCTTCGTCCACCTCACTGGATCTATGGCGCGCGGTCGCCGTGGCTTATGCATCGGCTTACCTGAAACGCGATGCCGCTCATATGCCTGGCGGCTTTTGCTACCGACTGCATCACGCGGCCGGGATGGCCGGACCCATTGATGCCATTGTGCGGGCGGCGTGGTGGGCGGACGGTTCGGGCGTGCCGCCGGGAACGGGCATTTCGCTCGACGGCGGTACGGATCTGTCGCTCGATCCGACGCTTCCGGGCGTGTTGACCTTGCATGACCTGCAGACCGGCCATGGGGCGGAGGCGGACCAACTGCGCGCGGCCGTGAAGACCACGGCGGCCGAGCTCCCCCGCGAAGGGTTGCCCATCCTGATCGTCCACGGCGCCCAGGACGGCCTGATCCCAGCAGCTTTCAGCTCGCAGCCCTATGTGAGGTGGTTGCGCGACGCCGGCCTGCGGCCGGTCTTCTGGAAAGTGCCCTACGCCCAGCACTTCGACGCCTTCCTCGCCTTCACGGACTTCGGCGACCGCCACGTGCCGCTGCTTCCCTATGGCTACGCCGCTTTGGACCGGGCGTGGGCGACGGTGGCCGAGGGCAGGGCGCTGCCCGAGGACGCCGCCGTACGCGACGCGCGTCCCCGCGGCGCCGGCCCGCTGACCGCTCGAGCGCTAGCCTTGCCGCAAAACTGA
- a CDS encoding peptidylprolyl isomerase, whose protein sequence is MTINVTMKTNKGDLHLRLHDEKTPMTVANFVNLAKRGYYDGKTFHRVIADFMVQGGCPEGSGRGGPGYKFADEFDASLKHDKPGVLSMANAGPGTNGSQFFITHGPTPWLDGKHSVFGEIVGPEDQAVVDAIRQDDTIDKVIVEGDVDALLEKQAANVAKWNEVLDAR, encoded by the coding sequence ATGACCATCAACGTCACCATGAAGACCAATAAGGGCGACCTGCACCTGCGCCTGCACGACGAGAAGACGCCGATGACGGTGGCCAACTTCGTGAATCTGGCCAAGCGCGGCTACTACGACGGCAAGACCTTCCACCGCGTGATCGCCGATTTCATGGTCCAGGGCGGCTGCCCCGAGGGTTCGGGTCGCGGCGGTCCGGGCTACAAGTTTGCCGACGAGTTCGACGCCAGCCTCAAGCACGACAAGCCGGGCGTCCTGTCCATGGCCAATGCCGGCCCGGGCACCAACGGCTCGCAGTTCTTCATCACCCACGGCCCGACCCCGTGGCTGGACGGCAAGCACAGCGTGTTCGGCGAGATCGTCGGCCCGGAAGACCAGGCCGTGGTGGACGCTATCCGCCAGGACGACACGATCGACAAAGTGATCGTCGAGGGTGACGTGGACGCGCTGCTCGAGAAGCAGGCAGCGAACGTTGCCAAGTGGAACGAGGTGCTGGACGCGCGCTAA
- a CDS encoding pyridoxal phosphate-dependent aminotransferase, which yields MPQLATRMGRAKPSAIMVIAEKAKRLKAEGRDIVSFSIGVPNFLPGEHVYAAAREALAKDSGQYGSNRGSDALVDAFLGHIEALGLTGYKRENVSTGVGAKQILYNLAEALLDEGDEIAFPAPYWTSYLDIAEIVGAKINILPCPPEQHYKLTPAQLDEALARKPRVFLFNNPSNPTGMVYTRDEIVALADVIAKYPDTWIITDDIYNTMVFDGVGYHNFVHVRPELKDRVIFVDSLSKTYGMPGWRVGFIAAPESVAKAVTTLNSNHITSLPEVITAAAVAALSGPQDVPAAKCAEFAVKRDRVYNALVSIPGVVCPRPQGAFYAFPDISVAFGKKHDGVAITSDVDFCAALLETKGVACVPGSAFGEPRALRISYSCPDEALDKGMARIVEFFAELT from the coding sequence ATGCCGCAGCTCGCCACGCGAATGGGTCGCGCGAAACCCAGTGCGATCATGGTCATTGCCGAAAAGGCCAAGCGTCTCAAGGCCGAGGGGCGCGACATCGTCAGCTTCTCGATCGGTGTCCCCAACTTCCTCCCCGGCGAGCACGTCTACGCCGCGGCCCGCGAGGCGCTGGCGAAGGACTCCGGCCAGTACGGCAGCAACCGCGGCTCCGATGCCCTGGTCGACGCCTTCCTCGGTCATATCGAAGCCCTGGGCCTGACCGGCTATAAGCGCGAAAACGTCTCCACGGGCGTCGGCGCCAAGCAGATCCTCTACAACCTGGCCGAAGCGCTGCTGGACGAGGGCGACGAAATCGCCTTCCCGGCGCCGTACTGGACCAGCTACCTCGACATCGCCGAGATCGTCGGCGCGAAGATCAACATCCTGCCGTGCCCGCCGGAGCAGCATTACAAGCTCACGCCGGCGCAGCTCGACGAAGCGCTTGCCCGCAAGCCGCGCGTCTTCCTGTTCAACAACCCGTCCAACCCGACCGGCATGGTCTACACGCGCGATGAAATCGTCGCGCTGGCCGACGTCATCGCGAAGTATCCGGACACCTGGATCATCACCGACGACATCTACAACACCATGGTGTTCGACGGCGTGGGTTACCACAACTTCGTGCATGTCCGCCCGGAACTGAAGGACCGCGTGATCTTCGTCGATTCCCTGTCGAAGACCTACGGCATGCCCGGCTGGCGCGTCGGCTTCATCGCCGCGCCGGAATCCGTGGCCAAGGCCGTGACCACGCTCAACTCCAATCACATCACCAGCCTGCCGGAAGTGATCACGGCCGCCGCGGTCGCCGCGCTGTCGGGTCCGCAGGACGTGCCGGCCGCGAAGTGCGCCGAGTTCGCCGTGAAGCGCGATCGCGTCTACAACGCGCTGGTGTCGATCCCGGGCGTGGTCTGCCCGCGTCCGCAGGGCGCGTTCTATGCGTTCCCGGATATCTCGGTGGCCTTCGGCAAGAAGCATGACGGCGTGGCGATCACGTCGGACGTGGACTTCTGCGCCGCGCTGCTCGAGACCAAGGGCGTCGCCTGCGTGCCGGGTTCGGCCTTCGGCGAACCGCGCGCGCTGCGCATCTCCTATTCCTGCCCGGACGAGGCGCTCGACAAGGGCATGGCCCGCATCGTCGAGTTCTTCGCCGAGCTCACCTGA
- a CDS encoding malate dehydrogenase, producing the protein MKAPVRVAVTGAAGQIGYALLFRIAAGDMLGPDQPVILHLLEITPALPTLQGVVMELNDCAFPTLAGIVATDDVNVAFKDVDYALLVGARPRGPGMERKDLLEANGAIFGPQGKALNDHAKRDVRVLVVGNPANTNALIAQQNAPDLDPKCFTAMVRLDHNRALSQLAEKTGTHSTDIKKLTIWGNHSSTQYPDLHQTTVKGKAALEQVDQAWYESDFIPTVQQRGAAIIKARGASSAASAASAAIDHMRDWTLGTAEGDWVSMGIPSDGSYGVEKGVIFGYPVTVKNGKYAIVQGLEINAFSQARIDATEKELREERAGVEHLFAK; encoded by the coding sequence ATGAAAGCACCCGTTCGCGTTGCCGTGACCGGCGCAGCCGGCCAGATCGGTTATGCCCTCCTGTTCCGTATCGCCGCCGGCGACATGCTGGGCCCCGACCAGCCGGTCATCCTGCACCTGCTCGAAATCACCCCGGCGCTGCCGACCCTGCAGGGTGTGGTGATGGAGCTCAACGACTGCGCGTTCCCGACGCTCGCCGGCATCGTCGCCACCGATGACGTCAACGTCGCCTTCAAGGATGTCGACTACGCGCTGCTCGTCGGTGCGCGTCCGCGCGGCCCGGGCATGGAGCGCAAGGATCTGCTCGAAGCCAACGGTGCCATCTTCGGTCCGCAGGGCAAGGCCCTGAACGACCACGCCAAGCGCGACGTGCGCGTGCTCGTCGTCGGCAACCCGGCCAACACCAATGCGCTGATCGCTCAGCAGAACGCACCGGACCTCGATCCGAAGTGCTTCACGGCGATGGTCCGCCTCGACCACAACCGCGCGCTGTCGCAGCTGGCCGAGAAGACCGGTACGCACTCGACCGACATCAAGAAGCTCACGATCTGGGGCAACCACAGCTCCACGCAGTACCCGGACCTGCACCAGACCACGGTGAAGGGTAAGGCGGCACTCGAGCAGGTCGACCAGGCCTGGTACGAGAGCGACTTCATCCCGACCGTGCAGCAGCGCGGCGCGGCCATCATCAAGGCCCGTGGCGCCTCGTCGGCGGCCTCGGCTGCCTCGGCCGCCATCGACCACATGCGTGACTGGACGCTCGGCACGGCCGAGGGTGACTGGGTCTCGATGGGTATCCCGTCGGACGGCTCGTACGGCGTCGAGAAGGGCGTGATCTTCGGCTACCCGGTGACCGTGAAGAATGGCAAGTACGCCATCGTCCAGGGTCTGGAGATCAACGCGTTCTCGCAGGCTCGCATCGATGCGACCGAGAAGGAACTGCGCGAAGAGCGCGCCGGCGTGGAGCATCTGTTCGCGAAGTAA
- a CDS encoding cation diffusion facilitator family transporter: protein MAHSSRLVVFVALASNVAIAVAKFVAAALTGSSAMLSEGVHSLVDSVNEVLLLYGLKRSQRPPNRQHPLGFGRELYFWSFIVALLVLALGAGFSLYEGVNHILTPEPLKDPTANYIVLAVSAVFEGSSWWLSLKSVQRKKGKYGYFEAFRRTKDPTTFSVLFEDTAALLGLGMAAIGVYLSHALNDPRIDGWASVGIAVVLAAAASLLARESKALLIGEPAQPKLLAEVCNIAGEVPGIEAVNGVLTVQVGPDHVLVALSAAFDDALTTVEIEECVREIEARTKAANLPIVALFIKPQTPEGWRERLRQLDGKA from the coding sequence ATGGCCCATAGCTCCCGACTCGTCGTCTTCGTCGCCCTTGCCTCGAACGTCGCTATTGCCGTGGCGAAATTCGTTGCCGCGGCCCTCACCGGCAGCTCGGCCATGCTCTCCGAGGGCGTGCACTCGCTGGTGGACAGCGTCAACGAGGTGCTTCTGCTGTATGGGCTGAAGCGGTCGCAACGGCCGCCCAACCGTCAGCACCCGCTGGGCTTCGGCCGCGAGCTGTATTTCTGGAGTTTCATCGTTGCGCTGCTGGTCCTCGCACTGGGTGCGGGGTTCTCGTTGTACGAAGGCGTCAACCACATCCTGACCCCGGAGCCACTGAAGGATCCGACGGCCAACTACATCGTGCTTGCGGTGAGCGCCGTATTCGAAGGCAGCTCCTGGTGGCTGTCGCTGAAGAGCGTGCAGCGGAAGAAGGGCAAGTACGGCTATTTCGAAGCGTTCCGCCGGACCAAGGATCCGACGACATTTTCCGTGTTGTTCGAGGACACGGCCGCCTTGCTCGGCCTCGGCATGGCGGCGATCGGCGTGTACTTGTCCCATGCGCTGAACGATCCGCGCATCGATGGCTGGGCATCCGTCGGCATCGCCGTGGTGCTCGCCGCCGCGGCGAGCCTGCTGGCGCGCGAGAGCAAGGCCCTGCTCATCGGCGAGCCCGCGCAGCCGAAGTTGCTGGCGGAAGTGTGCAATATCGCCGGCGAGGTGCCGGGGATCGAAGCGGTAAACGGGGTGCTTACGGTGCAGGTGGGGCCCGACCACGTGCTGGTCGCGCTGTCCGCCGCGTTCGACGACGCACTGACCACCGTGGAAATCGAGGAATGCGTGCGGGAAATCGAGGCGCGGACGAAGGCGGCGAACCTCCCTATCGTGGCCTTGTTTATCAAGCCGCAGACGCCGGAGGGGTGGCGGGAGAGGTTGCGGCAACTCGACGGTAAGGCCTGA